Proteins from one Oncorhynchus gorbuscha isolate QuinsamMale2020 ecotype Even-year linkage group LG18, OgorEven_v1.0, whole genome shotgun sequence genomic window:
- the rbck1 gene encoding ranBP-type and C3HC4-type zinc finger-containing protein 1 isoform X1, which translates to MGPTMTSPEVFTSNLEEAEELAQLLSEAISCGDKEEAKRCSEQLAELCVPVSVMISRKAYSQDSIRLKVGVGDAQSENYIPVTLLVTLDMTISDLKEKINTDYGFHPSLQSWVIGKRLARDSKTLYSHGVRKNGDQAYLYIKSAQAANLSREQVNQEEEHRRLDSIIESLSPLLARGATGPTPPPKTKQPAPPPLQPKPPVGWSCSVCTYANKPTRPGCEMCGSERPEDYKVPEVYQPDEQEIQRLQLEEMANLQYQQALDEERERNFLSLVETDAHSLVPNTEELDCPICLCSIPPGEGATLRECLHVFCRECLKGTIVNSMDPEVTCPYGDEDYSCDRKLQDREIQSLLSQEEHQKLLELRLSIAETRSENSYHCKTPDCAGWCIFEDEVNEFICELCKETNCLLCKAIHKDMNCKEYQDDLRIRAENDVAAKQTTQMLESLLQNGEAMHCPKCKVIVQKKDGCDWICCLMCKTEICWVTKQARWGPNGSGDNSGGCGCRFDGARCHPNCQNCH; encoded by the exons ATGG GTCCAACTATGACTTCCCCTGAGGTCTTCACAAGCAACTTAGAGGAGG CGGAGGAGCTAGCCCAGTTGTTGAGTGAGGCCATCAGCTGTGGTGACAAAGAGGAAGCCAAAAGGTGTTCAGAGCAGCTGGCAGAGTTGTGTGTACCAGTATCTGTCATGATCTCCCGCAAGGCTTACTCCCAAGACTCTATTCG GTTGAAGGTGGGAGTCGGGGATGCACAGTCAGAGAACTATATTCCGGTTACTTTGTTGGTAACACTTGACATGACCATTTCAGATCTGAAagaaaag ATCAATACTGACTATGGATTTCATCCATCTCTGCAAAGCTGGGTGATCGGTAAGCGTCTGGCACGGGACTCTAAAACTCTGTACAGCCATGGGGTAAGGAAGAATGGAGACCAAGCCTACCTGTACATCAAGTCTGCCCAGGCTGCCAACCTCAGCCGGGAGCAAGTGAACCAGGAGGAGGAGCACCGTCGGCTAGACA GTATCATTGAGTCATTGAGTCCTCTCCTGGCCAGAGGAGCAACTGGACCAACCCCACCTCCCAAAACTAAACAACCAGCACCACCTCCTTTGCAACCAAAGCCTCCG GTGGGTTGGTCATGCTCTGTGTGCACCTATGCTAACAAGCCAACGAGGCCGGGCTGTGAGATGTGTGGGTCTGAAAGACCAGAAGATTATAAAGTACCTGAGGTTTACCAGCCTGATGAGCAGGAGATCCAGAGACTCCAGCTAGAGGAGATGGCCAATCTACAGTACCAGCAG GCATTGGATGAAGAGCGGGAGAGGAATTTCTTGAGTCTGGTGGAAACAGACGCCCACAGCCTCGTCCCCAACACAGAGGAGCTGGACTGTCCTATTTGCCTCTGCTCCATTCCGCCAGGGGAGGGAGCCACACTGCGGGAGTGCCTGCATGTTTTCTGCAG GGAGTGTCTTAAAGGAACCATAGTGAATAGCATGGATCCAGAGGTGACCTGCCCTTATGGGGATGAAGACTACAGCTGTGATAGAAAGCTGCAGGACAGGGAGATCCAATCT CTTCTCTCTCAGGAGGAGCACCAGAAGCTTCTAGAGCTGAGGCTCAGTATTGCTGAGACGCGGAGTGAGAACAGCTACCACTGCAAAACCCCCGACTGCGCTGGCTGGTGTATCTTTGAGGACGAAGTCAATGAGTTTATTTGTGAGCTCTGCAAAGAGACCAACTGCCTCCTCTGCAAG GCCATCCATAAAGACATGAACTGCAAGGAGTATCAAGATGATCTCCGGATCAGAGCTGAGAATGACGTGGCTGCAAAACAGACCACACAGATGCTGGAG TCCTTACTGCAGAACGGGGAGGCCATGCACTGTCCTAAGTGTAAGGTCATAGTTCAGAAGAAGGACGGCTGTGATTGGATCTGCTGCCTGATGTGTAAGACGGAGATCTGCTGGGTCACCAAGCAGGCTCGCTGGGGACCAAAC GGTTCTGGGGACAACTCAGGAGGCTGTGGATGTCGATTCGATGGGGCGCGTTGCCACCCTAACTGCCAGAATTGCCACTGA
- the rbck1 gene encoding ranBP-type and C3HC4-type zinc finger-containing protein 1 isoform X2: MTSPEVFTSNLEEAEELAQLLSEAISCGDKEEAKRCSEQLAELCVPVSVMISRKAYSQDSIRLKVGVGDAQSENYIPVTLLVTLDMTISDLKEKINTDYGFHPSLQSWVIGKRLARDSKTLYSHGVRKNGDQAYLYIKSAQAANLSREQVNQEEEHRRLDSIIESLSPLLARGATGPTPPPKTKQPAPPPLQPKPPVGWSCSVCTYANKPTRPGCEMCGSERPEDYKVPEVYQPDEQEIQRLQLEEMANLQYQQALDEERERNFLSLVETDAHSLVPNTEELDCPICLCSIPPGEGATLRECLHVFCRECLKGTIVNSMDPEVTCPYGDEDYSCDRKLQDREIQSLLSQEEHQKLLELRLSIAETRSENSYHCKTPDCAGWCIFEDEVNEFICELCKETNCLLCKAIHKDMNCKEYQDDLRIRAENDVAAKQTTQMLESLLQNGEAMHCPKCKVIVQKKDGCDWICCLMCKTEICWVTKQARWGPNGSGDNSGGCGCRFDGARCHPNCQNCH, translated from the exons ATGACTTCCCCTGAGGTCTTCACAAGCAACTTAGAGGAGG CGGAGGAGCTAGCCCAGTTGTTGAGTGAGGCCATCAGCTGTGGTGACAAAGAGGAAGCCAAAAGGTGTTCAGAGCAGCTGGCAGAGTTGTGTGTACCAGTATCTGTCATGATCTCCCGCAAGGCTTACTCCCAAGACTCTATTCG GTTGAAGGTGGGAGTCGGGGATGCACAGTCAGAGAACTATATTCCGGTTACTTTGTTGGTAACACTTGACATGACCATTTCAGATCTGAAagaaaag ATCAATACTGACTATGGATTTCATCCATCTCTGCAAAGCTGGGTGATCGGTAAGCGTCTGGCACGGGACTCTAAAACTCTGTACAGCCATGGGGTAAGGAAGAATGGAGACCAAGCCTACCTGTACATCAAGTCTGCCCAGGCTGCCAACCTCAGCCGGGAGCAAGTGAACCAGGAGGAGGAGCACCGTCGGCTAGACA GTATCATTGAGTCATTGAGTCCTCTCCTGGCCAGAGGAGCAACTGGACCAACCCCACCTCCCAAAACTAAACAACCAGCACCACCTCCTTTGCAACCAAAGCCTCCG GTGGGTTGGTCATGCTCTGTGTGCACCTATGCTAACAAGCCAACGAGGCCGGGCTGTGAGATGTGTGGGTCTGAAAGACCAGAAGATTATAAAGTACCTGAGGTTTACCAGCCTGATGAGCAGGAGATCCAGAGACTCCAGCTAGAGGAGATGGCCAATCTACAGTACCAGCAG GCATTGGATGAAGAGCGGGAGAGGAATTTCTTGAGTCTGGTGGAAACAGACGCCCACAGCCTCGTCCCCAACACAGAGGAGCTGGACTGTCCTATTTGCCTCTGCTCCATTCCGCCAGGGGAGGGAGCCACACTGCGGGAGTGCCTGCATGTTTTCTGCAG GGAGTGTCTTAAAGGAACCATAGTGAATAGCATGGATCCAGAGGTGACCTGCCCTTATGGGGATGAAGACTACAGCTGTGATAGAAAGCTGCAGGACAGGGAGATCCAATCT CTTCTCTCTCAGGAGGAGCACCAGAAGCTTCTAGAGCTGAGGCTCAGTATTGCTGAGACGCGGAGTGAGAACAGCTACCACTGCAAAACCCCCGACTGCGCTGGCTGGTGTATCTTTGAGGACGAAGTCAATGAGTTTATTTGTGAGCTCTGCAAAGAGACCAACTGCCTCCTCTGCAAG GCCATCCATAAAGACATGAACTGCAAGGAGTATCAAGATGATCTCCGGATCAGAGCTGAGAATGACGTGGCTGCAAAACAGACCACACAGATGCTGGAG TCCTTACTGCAGAACGGGGAGGCCATGCACTGTCCTAAGTGTAAGGTCATAGTTCAGAAGAAGGACGGCTGTGATTGGATCTGCTGCCTGATGTGTAAGACGGAGATCTGCTGGGTCACCAAGCAGGCTCGCTGGGGACCAAAC GGTTCTGGGGACAACTCAGGAGGCTGTGGATGTCGATTCGATGGGGCGCGTTGCCACCCTAACTGCCAGAATTGCCACTGA